The genomic segment AAGGACGGCCTGAGTTGTCGTAGGAGGGTTTGCTTTTTCGCTCACACGGCGGAGCAACTTAGGGTTTTGGCACAGCAGAGTCCGAGGACAAACGGGCCCTGCGAGTCTTATGACGGATCGCCGATTCGTCACACTTTTGACTCGTATCTGACTAAGGGGGCTTTTCTTTCGTCTCCCACTTCGATTCTGACGTCGCCGCCGCTGTCTCCACCGTCAGACTCGCCACCGGCTTCGCCAAACAGCCTTCAAATCGGCGGTGGAACTATCAACTCATCGAGTGAGCTTCTTACCTCAATGAGGAATCTTCATCTTGGTAAGATTAAAATGAGCTCTTCAGCTCCATGGGGTTTCCAGATGGGATCTGGGTTCATCTCTCCGCGTGGCGGGTCGATGCTCCGACCCGGATTCTGCAGTGTTCCTTCGACGCCGACCCGAAACCCCATCACGCCCCTGCTGGGTTCGATGGACCCCTGGGAGCAGACTTTCGAGGAGGAACCGAAAATGGAGAGGGTGGAGTCTGGGAAGAATATCCGAGCCATAATGTACGCCAAACTCAGTAAGGAGAACTCGCTGGGCCGAGGCGACTCTGTCGCGGCAGCACCTGACGTGGGCTGGATTTCGGAGCTAGTGAACTGAAGCTGAGTAAGACATCAAGCCTCAGATTCAAGTTACGGTttattttgatcaaatttttttttttggctgaTGTGTTTGAAAAATCAGTGGCCTGTGATCTTTCTAACTCTTGTGAATATCTCctaattaatttttgaattttctgGGTAAATAGTCATGAAAAATGGGCTAGGAAAAAAAATGAACTTTTGTATAGACATGAAGGATTTTACCAGTGCTTCTGATGATTCTGTAGTCGTTTCTTTGTTCCAAATTTGGCTATGAAATGCATTTCCCTTTTGATTTGAATGATCGGGTATAATTTTATTTGTAAATCGTATCTGGTTATGGTTTATTAGTGAAATTTACTTTCTTATTAACTATTTGTTTACCATTTTAATTCTTGTTTGTATGATAGTCATTACTAACAAAATCTCTTTCAATAATCACCAATTTACGTAGTAATTTATTTATGTCTGTGAAGATGATGCATAAAATAATAACTACAAGAAAATATATTCTAGAAGATGTAAAAGGGGGGTTTTGTCTCCAAGCTTgtgaacttttatttattttttcttgttagtaaaattaaaaaaaaaaaaaaggatgttTCCTAGTTCTTAAATTAGATTCTCTTATCCACTCCAATGCAATCTTGGCTTGGGCATATTAGGTATGATAGATCGTATTCATTATTTGGTTGGGGGACCATATTTAGCTTTGCTTTCTTAAAGCTTAAGCAGCAGCCCAAAATCTTAGagttcaaatattattatatttaattttatttatttggatattattattatcaataaaacgcTGTCTAATACTACTAACCAAACAATTTTGTTTGTCTTACTCAAAGTTTCACTAGACTTGGTCTACAGAGCACACTGAAAGTTTGTACAATTTGTTTACTTCAAATGGTATGTGTGATATTTGAATTAAATATTCACACCTAACATACATTAAAGAAAGTTAAATTACGATTAGTTGATCTGTggttaaaatgataataaaaaataGATTCTATGTGCTCctatgaaaagaaaaaagaaatcaaTGTAataaaacaatattatatatagaatGCTAAACAGATAACAATGGAATGAAATGAAATgagattaataattaataaaatgggCACATAATCATATATTTTAAGGTCGATTTTTAAATAAGCAACATAATATCTGCAATACCTCTCTTTTAAAGAAGAATATCTTGTTTTATCTGAAACGAGATTGGATTAGTGACGTGGACGTGGAACTGATAAAAACCCCCTTCTTATCTCTTCATcatcttttcttttttaatttatcCATTTCGTGCCACTTGTTTTTTgactaaatatatattatatacacacACTTGATGTGGAAGAGTCTTAATTAAACTGGATATGGTCAAGGGAGGGATGCACCAATACTGGTGGTGGGGTCACAGAGAGAGAGTGGGTGGGATTTCGATTTTGTTTTAGTTGGTTTTATATAAAAGGATTCATTACTCATGCTTACATTTACTCTGCAATTTGATGATAATGGAAAAGAAAAGCAGACAAAGTGGACGGTGGTTTCAAGGGTTTTGAGTCGTTTTTGTCATTTTCTTATTTAGCTTTAAAACATACATTTGGAATTAGAAACAAACAAGGCCTAATGAAAAGTTGCTCTAACTAAGTAAGAAAAAATTTTACTTTCTCTCTAGTAGTGGCGTGCTTCTCAATACGGTTTTCTGTCTTGGTGGGTCTATCGCCATCCAAAGGTTTTAGAGGACAGAATGAGTCTTCGGTTAATGGGTCCTCTAAGCTCTGTTGGGTACCTTTTGGTTTAAACCCTTCTTAGTCAGCCTAATTTAGATTGGATTAAGTATTAATATTTCAATTATTAGTCTATTAGCTATAGCTGCTGGTTCGGCAGCCTAAGAAAAGTGTGAGAAGAGAAAagttaaaataagaaaataaaaatgtttGTTTGGCTGTAGAAAAAAGAGTTTGGTTGGTGAATGATGGCTTTTGCTAGCGCATATTTATGTCGGTAAAAGTGTGAACTTTTGCTAGCGTAAAATCGTGTTTTTGTCGGCTTAAAATTGCGCTAGCAAAGGTGTAAACTTCTGGCGGTCCAAAATTGCCTAGGCAAAAGTTAATTCTACAACTACTTCATTCACTTTTTTCCACGGTATGTCTCttttttttcgatgcaaaattgtgCAGGTGATGTAGTCTGTTGCCGACGCGTGTAATTTTGTGCCAGAAAAAATTGTAGTAGCGGCAAAGTTCTCGTGATACCCTTTATTGGGGCAATAACACGTCGACCAAAGTCCCTGGGTATTTTCAGTGCAATTCGTATATTTTGTCGGCGCAAAAATATGCTGgcaaaaacaatattttttgcAATGGTGAAAAAGAAAAATGGATGGAAAAAAATTAGTGAGGTTCTCCTAATTTGTGTACTTGTCAAAAtgaagagaattttttttttatatataatatatgtattaatgaaattacttatttacttttatttataattaaaaaaaatcggacaaaattatatatatatttttttattccttCCTACCAAATCGAGAATACATTTTCTACTCCACCATTCGTCTTTTATTTTTTCTGTCTTTCTATTTTTCTTTAAACACCAAACATAAATTTAGATTAGATTgcattaatttttcttttataataTTCTAGTAATACACTTATCAATACTTAAtttgttaaaaaataaatattatgtaCACAAACTAtgtggaaaaataaaataaaatgatgcGAGTGGAATGAAGAACCTACATTAAACAAGTAAGCATCAAAgaaattagtattattattattagttatcTTTCTAATCTCGAAAGCATTTGTCTagaaaaggaaaagagagaaattTTGTACTAAAAACACAAATATAGTAGGTGTTGAAGCAAATCTCAAAGACATGTGAATAAGTGATCGCTGAATTCGAAAAGTTCTTGTTGGACCTACGCAGTTCCACGTATGTTCTCttaaaatagaataaaaggaaaacTTCCACCGACTCAAAACAAGAGAAGCAATTAATGAAAGTTTAGTTTATTAATGTATTTTCTTTGTCGATTCAAGGAAAATCCAAGTTAAAAGTTTGATGGAAGATATAAAAACAATAAAAGGAAAATATTTGGATAAACATGGctacaaatttatatatatatatatattatattattactCGTCACTTTTTGATGCAAAATCAATAGtgaattaatattaaattttatatattttattttaaattaaaatatgtgaaatcatatttaattaattattgtaaATCTAAGGAGGATAAAGTCACTTAAGTTTGTAAGTGTGCAACATTATATGAGATAATGCTTCATAGTTAATTCTAATATTGGATAATACTAATACTAATGTTATTTTCTTATAGAGTTGGACACTATTAATGtccattaataatattttattatataataaaactaTTTTTAATGAGAGatgaaaaaaatcaatatatagttATAATATTCAATAACAGTATATCCCCAATCCGACATACCATTAAATATGCTCTAacattacattttttttattgaacCTCTAGAAGTCAAGTCAGGGCCGGCCCTGCGTAACTTGTATTTGGACACCATAAGTGTCCATAACAATATTTTATTCAGAAATATGGTTGGGAAGCACATGTAGATGTAGGATCTAGGTAACATGTTTGGTTGAGTGAAGAGAAACATAGAGGGAGGTCGTCAAGAAAGGAAGAAGGGTAGTCGTTTTCCATGGATTAAATTTGGACACATTGTTCCTTGAAATTTAATGCTAATTATGTCCCTTTATTTGTCGCTTCTTCTCTATTTGAGATTGATTTTGcgttataaatttatttattttttgtcttCGATGAGTTGGAATTGCAGATTGCCTTTGGATGGTTTAATATGTAGTAGTTGTGCTAGTTGATGTAGATCGTTTTAGCCTCATTACATTCTTAGACACAAAATGGATATCTCTTAATACATTATATGTATTGTATAGGTCAATTATAAAGTAAGGCTTCCTTTATTTTGCCTCAGGGTAGGGACAGTTCTTTCAATTTTCATTGgctaaaagttaatttttgtaGAAGTCATAATTGAGGAAAATTTACATATATGGTATGAAATTTAACATTTTATTTATAATTCTAGCGACCAAAactttaattacaaaaatatcgaattaaaaaaaaaatacaaagccAGTTTAATCTGTCAAGCCAAGTTGCGCCGACCATGAGATATCCATTCTGCACACGTGTTGACTCATTAGAAAGCTTGATTGTCGATGATGCCACGACCcagattttctttttttttttttttaaaaaaaaaaaaacaaccacAACTACACGTGCCACTCAAAGTCTCCATGTGCGAGACCGAGGGTAGTACCATTAGACCAAGCTCTTAGAGAGTAACAAAACTTAACAACCCATTCTCCCTATATCATCGTATATTATCGTTGTTTTATGTTGAGTTCGCGTGTATATTCGCGACTTTTGAAGTTTTGTCTTGCAGCATCGCCGACTTCttgtgtaacgtcctactaatccaggaccgttacactgtgtgattaaatagtgcttaactcgctaaacgagccaTTTGGACtttaaaaagtgtaattaaaactaaatcaaggattatgtattaaaaatttcagtcaacagtaaccatttcattaaaaaggttttAGTTCGTACACGAGATCAGAAAAGAGTTTATAAACTGATACTGATACATTATAAATACAAAAAGCCAGCCTAGGCGACCAAATCAGGGTTCAACTTAGTTTCAGCAAATAATCTCGACCGTGGaggtcgagcaggccgcatatgtacactccgcccctaaagctctccaactcatggctggtccagttttcccttgcccttacctgcaccacgtagcatccgtgagccaaggctcagcaagaaaacattaaCAGATTCATAAGCAGTTATTCAACAAACTATTGATCATAAACAGAATGATTAGCGGATATAACAAATACTCAGGTATGCATTCAGTCCATTTAAGCTGCCATAGAGCCACACAGATACCCAGCACACTATTCCCTTTGGAAGCGGCTATAGAGCCGGTCAAGTGTGTatgattatataattaaacaaaaacatGCATTTTtcacacatttaatacacgtaaaaatgcataatcagtcatatcataatataactcatgcaattcacataagctcttaaatattcaattaaatcatataatattccaataatgcTCTCTTggacccctaatcaaggcacaaagtcttattaggaactttgagacgttacaactattctgtccttatagaaatttcgccctcgaaatttacttgaacagctcgggatactgatcccgcatgttTGGCTCTAATTTcaaggtcgcttcctcaaccttgttgttcttccataataccttaaccaaaagtatagttttgttcctcaaTACCTTGTCTTTTATATCCAGGATCTGAACTGGTCggtcctcataggacaaatctatctgtaactctagattctcataactcaacacatgagtttcatctgatacatatttccaaagcatcaaaatatggaatacattatgaacccctTGACAACGATGGGGGTAAaaccaacctataggctacctgaccaatcctctccagtatctcaaaaggtcccataaacctagggctcaacttgcccttcttcccaaaccacttcacccctctcaaaggtgaaacacGGAGGAAAACATATaccccaacctggaactctatATCTCTGCacgctctaatattctcaatatcctcattCGTCCTCTGAAGTGCTTCAGGATCCATATATTTCCTCTCactcatttcatcccaatgaataggtaatctacatttcctaccatacaacatttcatatggagcATTCAAATAGTCGACTGATAGcttttgttgtaggaaaactcaatcgaAGGCAAATACTTAATCCAAGTGtgacgccctggatagccaagaccgctacattgtgtgtttataaaggtgcaggacttgctaatcaactcatttagttaaaaatgtgtcactgataccactaatgaactagggttaaaaggttttggtcacaaaagacacactttatataattaaacattttgcacatgggatcccaaaagaaacagtgtttgaaagttAGTTTACCAAATTTTCAGAGTACAACGACCGCTAGCCACACTAAGACAAAACAGACTTTTATGGTCCTCCTATTCCTGTTTTATCCTCAAcagtggcggccgagcagctgaccatgtacattctgcctcaaGAGCTCTCCGAtttagggctgatcaagcttgtccttgcctttacctgcaccacgtagcacccgtgagccaaggcccaacaagaaaatataacatcatagtacaaacaatgataacaattgaataacccttaaagcatgttcatacacttagcataccacattaatcacacaATCCATAGACATAACCAAAGGATCAAcaaccaacactcagctattcagcaagacaaattcatcaatcaatcataataatcaaatcatatgataatcagggtcgacacccttaggttgcaccctctatttaaccccactgactccggtccgcttaaaccgagctcagtgcataataagttgtcctcagctaccagtggctgagccgcaccctgtgcgccaatgtaaactccggcactcttaggccatttgtttactattcacatggcgtaataccatccttcataaagaATACAAAACAGAGTACCCtaagtcccattataaattcacaactgggtgcagttttcttacctttagtttccaaatgtACTGGTTACGTGAGATGCCTCTTGAACACGATtcgtttcccgagcccctagctcatacctagtcacaaccaagacaaGGGATaccattattaattgtaaaaaggtttccgaataaggttctagcctccgggacatcgaattccaccaaacacggtagtagaatcgatcccgagcaccctaggttatgttcccgcgcttaaaaactccaaaaggctaAAAgtttccttaagggccgcggcccgcctcctgaaacagaggctaggcctccctgaacACAGACACGCACCGCGACCCTGCCCCTGTGGTGCCGCGACGCTCCCTCGCCTCAGAGCcttcttggctcttccttgcttcgtagggccgcgacactctagaacagagccgcgacccagccccttgaacccagaaaaaaccaccaattttaacactcaaacctcactcaaaaccatcccaattccacaactcaattatcacaaaacttctaaatCGTTTCCAGCAACATAATCCACCAAAcacttagcctagaaactcatcaaaatcccacttcaatctctgaaacccaaaagcttaaaaacatcaaaaacagtcaagaaaacaccaagattcagacattagatcataaattcgagcttacctccaCTGAAGAACCAATTCTCTAAGAAGTTTCTAAGCTAACTCtcaagttcctagcttcaattcagtcttcaatttcaaaacccaaaaccctcttagaactcaatcaaaaccacatAATTTAAATAACCAAGAGTGTGATTCAAGTCTTACCTCAATCCTGGTTGAACTCCTTAGTTAAATACTAAGTTAATCTTCCAAAACTTCAGTTCAATTCACTGAGTTCCCAGCCAAATTTCCTTAGTTTTTagtggtttcccttgagagaaaaagagaggaaaGGAATGTGACAAGCTGAAAGAAGGAGAGGGTCGGTTTGGGTGTCTTGCAGTGTTTTCTAAGCTTTAACTTAGTCTATCTTTAGTTGATTTAGTCGATCCcgaccaaaacgtccccgatggcaaaaatggtaaaattccccagtattcccacctaggcttcctatcctcaaatatatctacaaatatttattttcataacccaataacccagataaccatctaatacccaaaataccccttgactcgacccatgccaagtattgggtcccgttgtgactttcccgctaactagctccctaggatcgcctcaagtcgcatgctgcagatttacccacataataatatggttgtCACaattatatcatataatcacatttacaccctcaacaggctaaaattacaaatatacccctttaagctaaacgaggcctacatgcatactaatactcgtagacatgcatctcacatatacattcatataaccatacaagcatgcttatcacagaatcacccattaaactacttaatttaCACATAATCCAatcgtgccctcccgacacactaatcaaggccattaagccttattaatgattttgggtcgttgcaactatcccctcctactgagaatttcgtccttgaaatttatctgaatagctcgggatactgatcccgcatcaccgtctcaagctcccaggtcgcttcctcgaccttgctattcctccactaTACTTTAACAAgcggaatcgtcttattctgtaGAACTTTTTCCTTCCGATCTAAAATATgaatcggtcgttcctcataggaaaaatctgccTGCAATTCCAATTCCTCATACTTTAGTACATGCGTCGTATCTGAGACATATTTCCGCAACGTagaaacatggaacacatcatgaactcccaacaacgacggtggcaaggccaacttgtaagccacctATCCAATCATTTCTAGAATCTCGAGaggtccaacaaactgagggctcagcttgccctttactccaaatctcctcacccctcgcagtggggagactcgcagaaacacgtggtccccaacctggaactccacgtccctacgcttaggatcagcgtagcttttctgtctactttgcgaagcaagcattctggctcggatcttctcaatagcttcatttgtcttttgaactatgtctggccccaaatattttctctcacccatctcatcccaatgaatgggcgacctacactttcttccatatagcatctcataaggagccactccaatcgtggactgataactgttgttatacgaaaattcaatcaaccggagatacttactccaagatccctcaaagtcaatcacacacgccctaagcatatcctccaacacctgaatagtcctctcagactgtccatcagtctgagggtgaaaggctgtgctaaacttcaactatgtccccatggctctctgtagAACTCCCCAGaacatggaggtaaagatagggtctcgatcagataaaatagacttaggaaccccatgaagacgaactatctccctcacatacaactctgcatattgttccactgtgtaagtcgacttcactggaagaaagtgagctgacttggtgtatctgtccactatcacccacatcgagtcataaagtcccactgtcctgggtagacctcctacaaaatccatggtaatgtcctcccacttccactcaggaatatccaAAGGGTGAAGCAATcccactggtcgctgatgctcagccttcacctgttgacatgtcacacatctagccacatactccaccacatctttcttcatcccgggccaccaatataatgttcgtagatcctgatacatcttcatggtacccggatgGAGCGAGTATGACATtgtgtgagactcatctaatatctctcggtTGATCCCTTCATCTGCTAGAACACAATTCCGCCCCTGATATAGAAGTATACCAACCTcaaaaacagaataatccttagctacccccgctaagacattctatCGAACTTCCTGTAACTGCAcatctaccaattgaccctccttgattcgctctagcagggtcgactgcaaggtaacatTGGCCAATCGACCCACCACAAGCTCTATCGTTGCCCTGGTCATCTTATCTGCCAACTCCCTGGAAATCTGAACAGAGCTATATAACTGCCCCAAGCCCCTTCAACTCAATGCATCtaccacaacattggctttccctgggtggtaaaggatatcacaatcataatccttaaccaactccaaccaacgcctctgcctcatgttcagatccttctgggtgaagaaatacttcaaactcttatggtcagtgtatatctcacacttctccccatacaggtaatgtcgccacaccttcagtgcgaataccactgcagccaattccaaatcatgggtaggataccgttgtTCATATTCGTTCAGCTGCCGTAATggataagctataaccttctcattctgcatcagcacacaacgtaaacccaaccttgatgcatgACAATATACCataaacttcccttcctccgaggGAAGACTTAggacaggtgcagtaataagtcgtcgcttcaactcttggaagctgttctcacacttctctggcCAAACAAACTTCTgtttcttccttgtcaactctgtcattagTGTAGCAATttttgagaatccttctacaaaccgcctgtagtaacctgctaacctgaggaaactccgaacctccgagacgttccttggcctcggccaatctttcactgcctctaccttggatggatccaccttaatcccctctgggccaacaatatgcccaagaaaagtcacctctggcaaccaaaactcacacttcttaaacttggcatataactgatgctcccttaacctctgtaagacctgttgaagatgtcgcttgtgctctgtctctgaactagagtacactaagatgtcgtcgatgaagataataacaaactgatccagaaagtccttgaataccctgttcattaagtccatgaaggctgctggggcattggtcaaaccaaacgacatgactagaaactcatagtgcccatacctcattcggaaggtcgtcttcagaatatcctcgtccttgatcctcagttggtgataaccaggtcgaaggtcaatcttcgagaatactgtcttaccctgcaactgatcgaacaagtcgtcaatccttggtaggggatacttattcttgatagttaacttgttcaattccctgtagtctatacacatcctcaatgcccCGTCctccttcttcacaaacaaaactggagcaccccatggcgagtagctaggcttgatgaatcccaaatctagaagtTCATGTAGTtgtatcttcagttccttcaactctgctggtgccatcctatatggtgcccttgatactggttttgcccctggtgctaactcaataacaaattgaatctccctgtgcggaggCAATCCTGGTAGCtcttcaggaaacacatccaagaactcacacaccaatctggtctctcccatcCTTACTGGAAAAACCCTAGTAGTATCGaccacactggccagaaaacctatacatccaccctgcaacaagtctctggctctcaatgctgatatcatgggtatgcggggtccacataccacaCCCACGAAGAtgaaaggatcctcaccctcaggttcaaaagtcaccatcttcttcttgcagtcaatagtagccccatacctgactagccaatccatccctaggatcatgtcaaaatcctccatgtctagctCAATTAAATCTACtaaaagctccctactatcaaccatcactggtagggccctaatccatctcctagaaactactagttccccaataggcaataaagtcccaaaccccgcagtccgatactcgccagcgctagaaagttgacctgtcaccaccgagggactagcctcggcctctgcctgtgtcaaagtgaacactcgagctgaagtcaagctgtccacctttcctactTCCCGTTTCTTCACtgctgggcagtccttcttgaggtgccccactattccgcacacatagcaggccttggcccgacactcgccctgatggcgtctttTGCACCTCGGGCACtcaggataactcctccatgcctcactGCCGCTCTGacagccaccctgaccaccccg from the Humulus lupulus chromosome X, drHumLupu1.1, whole genome shotgun sequence genome contains:
- the LOC133803220 gene encoding zinc finger CCCH domain-containing protein 23, which gives rise to MMIGEQNRLKPTVQIPQWDPYEDPTAGLSSPLSLNSPSVNHNSNVGTGDFYHFLEKFSSLHRYLPSNEFLHGESDSLSEELDVHVDSFSCDHFRMFEFKVRRCGRSRSHDWTECPFAHPGEKARRRDPRKHHYSGTACPEFRKGNCRNGDSCEFAHGVFECWLHPARYRTQPCKDGLSCRRRVCFFAHTAEQLRVLAQQSPRTNGPCESYDGSPIRHTFDSYLTKGAFLSSPTSILTSPPLSPPSDSPPASPNSLQIGGGTINSSSELLTSMRNLHLGKIKMSSSAPWGFQMGSGFISPRGGSMLRPGFCSVPSTPTRNPITPLLGSMDPWEQTFEEEPKMERVESGKNIRAIMYAKLSKENSLGRGDSVAAAPDVGWISELVN